A portion of the Anser cygnoides isolate HZ-2024a breed goose chromosome 25, Taihu_goose_T2T_genome, whole genome shotgun sequence genome contains these proteins:
- the SLC26A8 gene encoding testis anion transporter 1 isoform X5, giving the protein MFQIPQGLLGIWLTRLPLPMVNCFLSTFCCSMLYVIFGTSHHISVGSFSILNLVVKNILKSFNFNETLSFNGSVDNFSDPTLPKGYMEALTLTASVTFLTGIIQLLLGCFCLGFVTKYLPKTLVDAYLTAAALHVIVSQFIFIFGVMLDFHKGPRDIFCDIFHYFRALPKANATSTLLFSLSLPVLWISKCISVTYKHSPIAFPMELLLIITGTIISNRIHVYAESSSAVVSKIPQRLLPPTMPDIPNLSKIIMPAFSLAIVSCFLLVFIGERYASLHNYSISSSQELIAVGLCNICSSFFKSFAISCAISGTVIQEKTGGRTQLAAMIGATIMLVIALKLGYFFQMIPNGVLAAIVVFNMLPFLQKFLDIPTLWRQDKYHLVIWLGTFAAVLRLGLDVGLAIALALAFFIISIRSHRMKMLELGQIPNMNIYRSLSVYRAATEIEGVKIFQCCSSISFANMNSFKNYLLRKMDVKAVPLDQSEMRAFISASSSDTSLESKDFKCSCVCDQPLPPPRIPYTAKLVKRSHTGSASSSSSVNLVRWSKNGDRHNSKALLVGTADAQLPSPGTNAGVKTEKKEDEGKGASPLAGSAIDNSSVQLGQEERSVHLPCPVHTIILDFSMVQFVDLQGSDLLKEIFHMFHDTGITVLIAGCHPSVIAALEKNDFFVRGVTKGMFFLTLHDAVLAALEKHQKPDGLQLSSKEVADKLQAKHQKEIDLLLEKTGEFSSTRNSDTRFLPEEPSAISCSAQNEAEPSSLRQFDPPSFQSDFEDPGWEKRWK; this is encoded by the exons GCTCATTCAGCATCCTAAATCTGGTGGTGAAAAACATTCTGAAGTCTTTTAATTTCAACGAAACGCTGTCCTTTAATGGTTCAGTGGACAATTTCTCAGACCCTACACTTCCGAAAGGTTATATGGAGGCCTTGACACTTACTGCATCAGTAACGTTTTTGACTGGCATCATTCAG TTGCTGCTAGGCTGCTTCTGCCTGGGGTTTGTAACAAAATACTTGCCGAAGACTCTTGTTGATGCTTACCTCACTGCAGCAGCATTGCACGTCATTGTATCCCAGTTCATCTTTATCTTTGGTGTCATGCTTGACTTCCATAAGGGCCCCCGAGACATTTTCTGC GATATATTTCATTACTTCCGGGCTCTCCCAAAGGCTAACGCCACCAGCACACTGCTGTTTTCGCTTAGCTTGCCCGTGCTATGGATCAGTAAATGCATCAGCGTAACTTATAAACATAGTCCAATTGCATTTCCTATGGAACTTCTCTTG atcATCACAGGCACCATTATTTCCAATCGCATTCACGTTTACGCTGAATCCAGTAGTGCTGTGGTCAGTAAGATTCCTCAGAG GCTTCTGCCTCCTACAATGCCAGATATACCAAACCTGAGCAAGATCATAATGCCTGCTTTCTCCCTTGCTATTGTAAGCTGCTTCCTTCTTGTCTTTATTGGAGAGAGGTATGCCTCGCTTCACAACTACAGTATTTCCAGCAGTCAG GAACTAAtagctgtggggctgtgcaATATTTGCAGctcatttttcaaaagctttgctaTCAGCTGTGCTATTTCTGGAACTGTCATTCAAGAGAAGACAGGTGGAAGAACACAG TTAGCAGCAATGATTGGAGCAACTATAATGCTGGTGATTGCGCTGAAACTGGGATACTTTTTTCAGATGATTCCTAAT GGTGTACTGGCTGCTATTGTGGTATTTAATATGCtaccttttcttcaaaaatttctGGACATCCCCACTCTGTGGAGACAGGATAAGTATCATTTA GTTATTTGGCTTGGAACTTTTGCTGCAGTGCTTCGTCTTGGTCTTGATGTGGGATTAGCGATCGCCCTGGCACTTGCATTCTTCATAATCAGCATTAGATCACACAG AATGAAGATGCTGGAGCTGGGACAGATTCCAAACATGAATATTTATAGAAGTTTATCCGTCTACAGAGCT GCAACGGAGATTGAAGGTGTCAAAATCTTCCAGTGctgttcttccatttcttttgcaaatatGAATAGCTTCAAAAATTACTTGTTACGCAAg atggACGTGAAAGCAGTGCCTCTAGATCAAAGTGAAATGAGGGCTTTCATTTCAGCTTCTTCGTCTGACACTTCGTTGgaaagcaaagattttaaatGCTCTTGTGTCTGTGATCAACCTCTACCACCACCTAGG ATACCATATACAGCGAAACTGGTGAAGCGAAGCCACACAGGCAGCGCTTCGTCATCGTCTTCAGTGAATTTGGTACGCTGGTCCAAGAATGGAGACAGACACAACTCGAAGGCGCTCCTGGTGGGAACAGCTGATGCGCAGCTTCCATCCCCGGGCACTAACGCAGGAGTTAAGACTGAAAAGAAGGAGGATGAAGGGAAAGGAGCTAGCCCTTTGGCAGGCTCTGCAATAGATAATTCCTCGGTACAGTTAGGTCAGGAGGAACGGTCAGTGCATTTGCCGTGTCCAGTTCACACCATTATTTTAGACTTCAGCATGGTGCAATTTGTGGATTTGCAAGGTTCAGACTTACTGAAAGAG ATCTTCCACATGTTTCACGACACTGGCATTACGGTCCTTATAGCTGGCTGTCACC CCTCTGTGATTGCAGCGCTTGAGAAGAATGATTTCTTTGTCAGAGGTGTCACCAAAGGAATGTTCTTTCTAACTCTTCATGATGCCGTGCTGGCTGCTTTGGAGAAGCATCAAAAGCCAGATGGGCTACAACTTAGCTCAAAAGAGGTTGCTGATAAACTACAAGCTAAACACCAGAAG GAAATAGATTTGCTCTTGGAGAAGACCGGAGAGTTTTCCTCTACGAGGAATTCTGACACCAGATTTCTGCCTGAAGAGCCATCAGCTATCTCATGCTCAGCCCAGAACGAAGCAGAGCCAAGCTCTCTCCGGCAGTTTGATCCTCCATCCTTTCAATCAGATTTCGAGGAcccaggctgggagaagagatgGAAGTAG